Sequence from the Methanobacterium alkalithermotolerans genome:
CAGTATTTCTATTTTACTTTCAAATAGATGTCCTATTTTTTTACCAGTATAAACTCCCAATAAAGACAATAAAAATGTAATAAGACCTATCATAACTATAGGAAACCATATGGACATACTTAAAAGGGCAAAGGTAACTCCCACGGCAAAAGCATCTATACTGGTGGCTATGGCCAGTACAAACAATTTTTTAAAAGAAAAGATGTTGCATTTTGGTTCTGCTTCTTCTTCCATTTTTAAACTTTCATAAATCATTTTAAATCCTATGGCCAAAAGCAATAAAAAAGCAACCCAGGGTGCTAGCTGGGAAATAATTAATTGGAGACGTATACCTGCTATCCACCCTAAAACAGGCATAATGGCCTGAAATCCTCCAAAAAAAAGCGCAATCCATAGGGCCTGTTTGATTTTACAGACCTTCAAAGTTAATCCCCAGGTAATAGAAATACTAAAAGCATCCAGGGCTAAAGCAAATGATAAAATTATGATTGAAATCAAGTCCATAAGTCACATAGTATTTTTATTCCATATAAATTAGTTTGGTGCTAACATTTCAACTAAAAGACAATGGGAGAAAAGTTTTTTTACCACTTGAACTCTTAAATCTCAAAAATATTTTATAAAAACCATAACTCCTAATCCGGAGTAATTAAATGGATTTATTAGTTTATCAGTCTCTTTCTAAAAAAAATATTTAATAAACCTGAAAATAAATATTAAAAATGTAGTTGAATTTTTTTTAAATTAAAAAAATGAAACTTATTAAATTTTTAATGGAAAAGATTATATGAAATCTCCTGAAGAGGAAATAAAATCAATAGGATGTTTATTATCTGAAAATGGGTATCTAACTGACCATAATATTACTGTAACCGTTTTTTTATCTTTAAAACTTAAAAAACCCATACTGGTAGAAGGGCCCCCTGGGACGGGGAAAACTGAACTCTCCAAGGCAGTGGCACGCGCATTAAAAAGGGATTTTTTTAGAATTCAATGCTATGAAGGCATAACTTTTGAACAGATTGTTGGTGAATGGAATTACCAAAAACAACTTCTTCATCTGGAGATTTCTAGATTGAAAGAAGATAGTGAGGATGTTTTTCAAGACGAATTTTTTATTAAAAGACCCTTACTTTCGGCTTTTGTTAATGCAAAACCTTCGGTTATATTAATTGATGAAATAGATAAGGCCGATGAAGAAGTGGAAAGCTTTCTTTTACAGGCCCTGGGAGAAAGACAGATAACGGTAAATGATCTGGGAACCTTTGAAATGGAAAATGAATTAATAGTATTTTTAACTTCCAACTCTCAGAGAAACTTACTGGATGAAACCAAAGACCGTTGTTTATATTTATATATTGACTATCCCTCCCTGGAAAGAGAAATAGAAATTGTAACGGCACTTATGCCTGAAGCACCCCCTGCTCTTGTGGAAGCGGTGGTAAAAGCGGTTCAGAGAATAAGAAATTTCCCTCTGATTAAAAAACCATCGATACGTGCTACTGTGGACTGGGTTAAAACCATGGTGGCCCTGGGGCATGATGAACTACAAGAAGAATCATTCCAGGAAACGGTGGGAGTGGTGCTTAAAAACCAGGACGACAAAAAAAAGGTGGAAGATCATTTTTTCAAATAGAACCAGGAATAATGGGGTTGGATTTTTTTGAAGGTTCAAATGGAGGATGTGGCCCGCTTATCATCAAACCTGCGTAAAAAAGGGATCCTGGTCAGTATCAGAAGCACCCATAATGCCTTTTTAGCATCGCAGTTTTTCAGTGATATAAAAACTGCTGAAACGTATAACTATTTAAAAGAAGCCTTATCGGCGGTTTATGTGAAAAACAAAGACCAGCTAAAAGAATTTAATCAGGCTTTTGATGCTACATTCAAAGCTAAAGA
This genomic interval carries:
- a CDS encoding AAA family ATPase, translating into MKSPEEEIKSIGCLLSENGYLTDHNITVTVFLSLKLKKPILVEGPPGTGKTELSKAVARALKRDFFRIQCYEGITFEQIVGEWNYQKQLLHLEISRLKEDSEDVFQDEFFIKRPLLSAFVNAKPSVILIDEIDKADEEVESFLLQALGERQITVNDLGTFEMENELIVFLTSNSQRNLLDETKDRCLYLYIDYPSLEREIEIVTALMPEAPPALVEAVVKAVQRIRNFPLIKKPSIRATVDWVKTMVALGHDELQEESFQETVGVVLKNQDDKKKVEDHFFK
- a CDS encoding manganese efflux pump MntP, coding for MDLISIIILSFALALDAFSISITWGLTLKVCKIKQALWIALFFGGFQAIMPVLGWIAGIRLQLIISQLAPWVAFLLLLAIGFKMIYESLKMEEEAEPKCNIFSFKKLFVLAIATSIDAFAVGVTFALLSMSIWFPIVMIGLITFLLSLLGVYTGKKIGHLFESKIEILGGIILILLGFKILIEHLLSL